The genomic DNA TGAAGATACAGTTGCTATCTGCGTATGGACGTAGTGCTTTCGTCTTTGGTGAACTTCACACACGTGTAACGTTTgtctttatttctttgtttttttgcagTTCTTCCTGCTCATTCTGATTATATTCCTGGCAGAGCTGGCCGCTGCTATACTTGCCTTCATCTTCCGAGAGCACGTAAGCATCGTTTGTACGTAACGTGATCAGATTTCTGCCTTGAAATTGAGTCCTCAGTGGTCATGTCTCTCTGTGCAATCACAGCTCACCAAGGACTATTTCACCAAGGAGCTGAAAACCTATTACTATGGCAGCAACAACACCGACGTCTTCACCACCTCCTGGAACACCATCATGACCACTGTAGGCAAAGTTATTGCATATTTATGCGTATTTATGCATGTTCAAATATACACATCCCGACTGTAATAATGTGTCATTGAGTCGGTGGAGTGCTGGGACTGAACTCTTGCTTTGctggtccctttgcagtttGAATGCTGTGGTGTGAAAGGTGCTGAAGACTTTGATCAGCAGAGCCTCTTCAGACGCCTGAACCCTGCTCGAGCAGTGCCTGAGGTCTGCTGTCAGAGGAACGACCTGGGGATAAACAAGGAAGACTGTATGAGTGGCGTGTCTATCCACAACAAGGTTAGCCGCCTCCGCAGACAACTGGTACAGACGAAAACACATGAGTGATCCAATTAGTCGAGGAACATGTAAAGGGATGTAAAGGGAATGAAGGGAAATCATAACAAATTATTAATTTCTGAATTCAAAAGCAAATATGGGCTGTGAAAGCCATATGATTCCACATAATCATGTTTAATCAGTCAACGGAGTGTGAACTATTTTTTAGAGGAATACTCCACGGTTTATCTGCCCAATCTCCGTGTAGTATAATATGTGGTGTCTGTTTACTTCCGTGAACCATGATCTCTTAACAGCTGTCCTTAGGCTTCTACTGTACAGGAGTTTCGAGTACGTTTTCTCTTTTTGTAAGTACAGGCAAACACGTCAAATAATTCCTTGTGTTTTTcgagcacacactacacatgcGACAGACGAGGGTTAGGTTGAAACCCAGTGGAGTATTCCTTTAGCTCTAACATGCACTGCGGTTTAGCAGGAGATTAACTGAATGAGGTCATAATTGAACAGCCTGCCAAAGACGGCCATGACAGTTCTGTGGCGATAGCAGCCAGCTCTGCTTTTGTTGAAACAAACTCTTCTGAAACAGGGCTGCTATTCAGCAGTGATGGATTACTTCGAGACATACATCTACATGGCTGGAGCTCTCGCTATTGTGGTGCTGACCATTGAAGTaggattatgattatgattttatcacaacccccctcccctcccctcccccaaacaATAACCAACCCAACCAATACTGCACTGGTATAACTGTTAAAATACTTGTTCCACTTTGCCACCTGGTGGACAAAAAGAAATACTACATTAAAGTCAcagatttgctagagtgaatgCCTTTTCCCCATATAAGTTGCATTCACTGAATTGTGAAGCAGTGAGATTAGTGTTGTCGCCTGTATTTGTGATATTCATGTGATTACTGTCACTGTTAGTGGTGTTATTTGTGTTTTTCTGAAACTTTTATTATTGTTGATCCCGTTCCTAATTTGGTCCTTTTGATCCTCTCTCCGCAGCTCTTTGCAATGGCCTTCGCCATGTGCTTGTTCCGAGGGATACAGTAGAGTCCATTCACGTTGTATTAAAAGACATTTCAGAAAAAGAAATTGCTTTAACAAGCTCAGCATTTGtatacatgtgtctgtgtgtttgaggtggAATTGCCAATCATGACCAAATTGTACTTCACAGCTGGAACTTTGAGGTACTTGATCGCAGAACCTGAAACATTACAAGAGAAACGGATGAAGAAGAAACTCCCTGAAGTTCTGAGGGAGTCCTTAAACCTCAATGGAGGGAGACCTTGCACTGATATTTGGATGAATATTTATAGATAGCAATTAAGTCATTTGTACAAAAACAGTGTACATACGTCACCTATTTCACTACTCCTTTGAGCCATACTAAAAATCTTACCACAGTgtttgagtggtgtgtgtgtgcatggcgtgcgtgcatggtgtgtgtgtgtgtgtgtgtgtgcacatgtatgtttTCAGAGACTGACATCTTCTATATTGTAATGTGATGTGTATTGCAACAGTGTACATTTTATATGATTTTAGCAGTgatgtgttgtatgtgtttgtacgGTCATCCATAGTCTATATGTAACATTGGTATTAAAAATAACTAAAACAAAATGGTGAGAGGTGTGTTGACTCTTTTGggggtggatgggggggggaggggtgttgggAATACTGATTAAATAATACCTTGTTTGATAACTCTCATATTTTTTTATCTGTCTCAATTTTCTGATAATGAGAACACGTCCAGTGGTGAAGATCATGTTCTTCAGTGACTCCACCAAAATGATTTACATCTAAAAGGAATAAAACCAGAATCTCTGACAACTGACACCGTGGCCTGTCTGTTTCTGTAGATTCTGTGGAATGCACATTATTTATAAAAACAAACTGACATAATATGCAGAAAAATGACGACATACTTGTTTATGCACTACTCATTTTAGTTCGTGAGAAACGTCTGGGAGCAAACGACTGGGTGCATTTGTGCTGAAAACGTGAATAAATAATTcacataaatataaatatgaGTATCGTGAGATTGTTTATCTATAGACATGAGTTTGTAAAGTGAATATGTGAAGGACGTCGTTTAATAAACGCAGTCTCCTGTCCGGCAGGTGGCGCTACAGGCCTCCGTCCGTGAACAAGTCTCGGTATTCGTGACTTGACTGAGAGGAAATTCCTCACGGATTTTTCCTCCGAGCAGCTGTCGTCTACGCGGTACAAATGGACTTTAGAGGAATTTTGGAGAAAATAAAAAGACATTTTAGATATTTTACCGGACTAATAACAAAACTACAATGAATAGTTTTTCCGGGGCCTCTTTTAAACCGCAATGACGGATGAAGCTGAGGTAGGAACGGGGCCGCTAGCTCTCTAGCGCTGCTAACGCTATAGCAAAACAACCGGACTCGTCCGTTAAATcgggtttgtttttgtttttgtttttgttctgacGTCGCCATGGGCACCGCGGCCAAGTACGGCTCGCGCGGGCCCGCGCTGATCCCGCGCATGAAGACCAAGCACCGCGTCTACTACGTCACGCTCTTCTCGCTCGTGCTGCTGGGCCTGctggccaccggcgtgttccagTTCTGGCCGCACTCCATCGAGTCCTCCGCCGAGTGGACCGTGGACCGGCGCAGCGTGCACGACGCGCCGCTGGTCCGGCTGCCCGCGTCCGGCCCCATTCCCGAGCGGGGCGACCTCAGCTGCCGCATGCACACGTGCTTCGACGTGTACCGCTGTGGCTACAACCCTAAAAACCGAATCAAGGTGAAATTAAATGTTTTGAAAATATGTCAGTTGTGATTTTTTATCACTTATCTGTGCaattataacacacacacacacacacactagtgattactagggggttgTGGTGCACACATCCCTAgtccagggagcagttggggttaggtgctttgctcaagggcacctcagtcatggcctcaggtctgggaatcgaacccacaaccctccggtcacaagaccagttccctaccaccagaccatgactgccccatcaGAGGTTTATATAAATATGGCTATGGTGGAATCAGAGTCTTTCTGATCTGTTTCAAATGCATTCTTCTCCTTCATAATATAACGTGCATcacttatcttttttttttattaattcagTTATGATTGTTTTTTAAACACGCTGTGCATTTAACTTGCTTCTCCAGGTTTACATCTACCCTCTCCAGCGGTTTGTGGATGACGTGGGAGTAGCTATCAGCAGCACTGGCCTGTCCCGGGAGTATAACGACTTGCTGAGTGCAATCTCGGATAGTGACTTTTACACCGATGATGTCACAAGGGCGTGTCTTTTTGTGCCTTCCATCGATGTACTGAACCAGAACTCTCTGCGGATTCGGGAGACGGCCCAGGCTCTGGCCTTGTTACCCAGGTGCACCTCATCCCATCACCCAAAACACTCTGTGGGACTTTTATCAGACACGCCCACGTTTCTATCGATTTGGCGTTTTAGGTTTGACCTCGTCCTAGTGCCTGTGTGCACTGGGACAGGATCAAGCCCCATACAGGCAGGTGCTCTGTGTTCTAGCGGTGAGAGCCCttgactcctaacactacatgCCTACGTCTGTAAGCTTGAAATCGTAAgccgctctggataagagtgtctgccaaatgcgtAAAATGAAATAATTTCACAGCATTTTCAGCATTGGTGATGGCATGTAGCTGTTGTGTCTGCCTTTCTTCATGGTTAGATTTTTATATAACACAGTCTTCCTTGCTGTCTGTAGCAATTGTGACTTTTGCTAGAATTCCAAGGATTATTTCTGCTATATTTCTTAAGAGGATCGAAATGAAGTGTGAATTTTGAATACTCATATCAGTGAAGCATGATCATAAAGTCTTAGTGTAGACGATGTTAATGTTTTGAAATGGTTGCTATATTACCAGACGTACATCTTCCTGGTTTGGTACTGCCATTCATCCTTGGATTTGTATTGCCAAACCTTAACTGGGCTTCTTTGTGCATTCCTCTGCATCTTGTGTGTTGCAAGTTGCTAATCAAATGTCTCATTAACATAACAAGTTTACTGGAGTAATTAATTTGTTCTGATGGATTTGTCATTTTGTCAGGTTCTGCATCTTGTTCACCACATCTTGGTTCTGCGTGTTGACGTTGTCTGTCCGTGTGTTTTCAGATGGGACAAAGGCATGAATCACCTACTGTTTAACATGTTACCAGGAGGACCTCCAGACTACAATACAGCCTTGGACGTGCCCAGGGACAGGTTGGTCCACAAAGTCGAGATTTCTGCAAATGATGTACTCGAATTTAACCAAAAACGTTGGCTAAGCCGGCGTGTTGAGAGTGCCTTGCTGTTCTGCTGGTCGTTTAGATTAGTGTTAATACCCTCTCCTCCTTTAGGAGTGCAGCTCAAATGTGTTGATACCCTCTCCTCCTTTAGGAGTGCAGCTCAAATGTGTTGATACCCTCTCCTCCTTTAGGAGTGCAGCTCAAATGTGTTGATACCCTCTCCTCCTTTAGGAGTACAGCTCAAACGTGTTGATACCCTCTCCTCCTTTAGGAGTACAGCTCAAATGTGTTGATACCCTCTCCTCCTTTAGGAGTGTAGCTCAAACGTGTTGATACCCTCTCCTCCTTTAGGAGTGCAGCTCAAATGTGTTGATACCCTCTCCTCCTTTAGGAGTGTAGCTCAAATGTGTTGATACCCTCTCCTCCTTTAGGAGTGCAGCTCAAATGTGTTGATACCCTCTCCTCCTTTAGGAGTACAGCTCAAATGTGTTGATACCCTCTCCTCCTTTAGGAGTGTAGCTCAAATGTGTTGATACCCTCTCCTCCTTTAGGAGTGTAGCTCAAATGTGTTGATACCCTCTCCTCCTTTAGGAGTGTAGCTCAAATGTGTTGATACCCTCTCCTCCTTTAGGAGTGTAGCTCAAATGTGTTGATACCCTCTCCTCCTTTAGGAGTGCAGCTCAAATGTGTTGATACCCTCTCCTCCTTTAGGAGTACAGCTCAAATGTGTTGATACCCGCTCCTCCTTTAGGAGTACAGCTCAAATGTGTTGATACCCTCTCCTCCTTTAGGAGTACAGCTCAAATGCTGCTCCTCTTAACTTGGTTTGACCTTTTGGTTTTTATTTGAGACTAAAGAAAATATGAATGCTTTGTATGCGTTGGACCACTAGAGGGAAGCAGAACCTTAAACTTGGTTTGGGCCCTCATGATTTATAGCACGACTGTGTTCCTTCTGGAGAAAATCATAATAACTTGGAGTATAACATATTTTAACATTGCTGATTGTGAATTGTATTTCTTTATCCACCGTAATCAGTTTTAGACCTACTGAATGTTTCAACACTTAGAAACTATACTGGAGAAAACTGAATAAAGcttaagttaaaaaaaaaatgtaaacaacttTACAAAGCCAATAAAACAGTTAAAAATCTGTAATTAATTACACTAAGCAATACAACTTCACTTTTCCTtcagaaaatgtattttaaatcaGTTTATCGTGTGTGAAAATATACGATGGCTTCCATACGTTTCTTGGAAGCGGCGTATTCCAAAGAGAGATCAAAGTTGCAGCTAAGAGCAGTCATGAAAGGGAAGGTCCCAGAGAGCAGACAGACATGCGTAATCTCCTGGTATTTACTGCTACACAGCCCGGCTTTCCCAGCCTCCTCTTTGGCCGCGCTCTCGCTTTTGGGTGGAAAAGGTGAGTTTTATGTACTAGAAAAGCCCTGAAACGACGAGCACTTATCTGGAGCTGTGGGGGAATTTCCTGGGTGCACCCAGCTGTGTGCTGTTTGGCGTGCGGCCTCATCAGAACCAGCTGGGCCGTGCATGTGCGTGGGCAGATGAAAGACGACATGTGCTGCGTGCACATTTATCGCAGCCTTTTCCTTTCGCTTGCTTCGGTTCGGGTTTTAATCCGTGTCCTCCACCGCAGTGAATGGTAGCTCACGTTTTATTGGCTTGTCACAGAGAGGGTGGCAGCTATGTTTAATGAGATCGAGGACGGTTGTCGGagcgtgcccacacacacacggcaggcCGTGCCAGACTGCTTCGGCAGTCGTCTGCGGGGGAAAACGCATTTCAGGGTGTTTGCATGTTAGCAGAAAACCCATCATCTCTTGTCTTGTGGCTCTTGATACCCAGAGCTCTGTTAGCTGGGGGAGGATTCTCCACGTGGACCTACAGACAAGGCTATGACATCAGCATTCCTGTGTACAGCCCCCTGTCGGATGAAGTGGACCTTCCTGAGAGACAGCCGGGGTGAGCCCACAGTGCCTTTTATCGCATCGCTTCTCTTTGGCCCATTAATCATTAACGGGGCCAAGACAGctcaggctctctctctctccctgtttcaGGCCACGACGCTACTTCATCCTGTCCTCCCAGACGGCCATCCATCGAGAGTACCGCATTGAGCTGGAGAGGCTGAAGGAGGAGAACGGAGAAGCCCTGCTCCTCTTGGACAAGTGTAGCAACCTCTCCCAGGGCATGGCCTCCGCACGAAAGAGATGCTACAAGGGCCAGGTGTACGACTACCCCCAGATCCTACAGGTGGGGCTGATGATGATGCCAAACCCAGTACATCAATAAAGTTTGAGCTAGACTGCCATTCAGAACACTTGTCCATACCAGAATCCATAAAATAGCCAAAGATATTTGTTTTTAGTCATGTAAATTCTTGTGTCTAGTttgaatatatttattttgGCCAAATTTATTCTGGTCATTAGACCAGTATACATTTATGATGTCCATTAGATAAATTTATCTTGGTCGTTAGATAAGAGTGGGTGATTTGTAGTAATCTTCGCCATCCGCAGTGTACGTCACTGTTCATATAAATTGAGACGGTAGTAGGTGTACACAGTGTTCGTCTCCTGTCCGGCCCTGTCTAGACAGAACGCATGTTTACCATGTGGGCTGGGGGCAGGAGCAGTACATCTGGGGGGAAGACCTTCGGGGAaggaggtggggttgggtgggggtgtgggcggggccagtgcCTGccgccacacccaccacagacCAGACGTAGTATCATTCTCATCCCAGAAAGCCTTGCAGCATTACCaattcacctccacctgctttTATCTAGCTGTCTGGCACTACACGCCCTCGGCCCCCGTGCAACAGCTGAGGTCGTCCTCCCGGTAACACGGCGCTGTGTGACGTAGCTGTGATGCAGCTCCCCCAGTAAACGGAAGCGGACGTGTTTTGGTACCGAGCCGTTAATACGTGCTGTGATGGTTCTGCAGGAGTCGTCCTTCTGCGTGGTGCTGAGAGGGGCTCGTCTGGGCCAGGCCACGCTCAGCGACGTCCTGCACGCCGGCTGCGTCCCCGTCATCATGGCCGACTCCTACGTGCTGCCGTTCTCGGAGGTGCTGGACTGGAAAAGGTACCTGCAGATATCTGGGCTAAACCCCGGGGCACTGCTGTACTCTGCAGGGAAGAGATGCtgtcatttattattattctctACGTTTGTGTTTTCAGAGCGTCTGTGGTCATTCCTGAGGAGAAGCTACCGGAGATGTACCAGATTTTAAAGAGTGTCCCGCACAGACAGGTGGAAGAGATGCAGAGACAGGTACGAGCGTAGGGCTGCACAGGTGCGTTCTGGGAATACGGTTCAGGGGAGAACTTGCTATTTAACAAGATAACCCACCATTTCAAGGAAAAGCATTTTGAAAGAAAAACTAATAACAGGCACAGATAGGTAAGGTAGGCAGGCATACATACTGGGGGAAGACTAAACCGAACACACCACAGCTAATCGGCAGTGTAGCAGTTCCTAACTGGGGCCAAATGCCGCTGAAGCGTAAAGCAGAGTCTCGATGACTAACATGCAAGCTGTCATCTCGGCTTTAATGCAGTGTGAAGGCCAGGGTAAAGGTGTGGTGACCTCCTTCCTGCTGCGCTAAACTCCTCGCTGCTCCTTAACTAACGTGTCTCCCTCAATAGAGCTTCACCTCCACTCTCAAAATAATACGCTCGGACAGGCCAGCGCCAAACATAATACGCTTAAAGTATGAACTTTCGATTTTATTTTAAGATAAAATTTTCTTTCTCTGCACTTAGAACTGATAAAAGGCAAGATTTGTTTAAATCGGTGATGTATTTTAATCAAAACAAGTGGTTAACCACACAGTATGTTTTgtgtaagtttttttttttttttaccctaaCTTTAGGCCCATGCCAAACCATACACACTGAATGATGGTGAAGTCCAGGGCTCAACCTGTTCAATCAGACTGcccacagaaagagagaaatgtatTCAGTTCTGGCC from Brachyhypopomus gauderio isolate BG-103 chromosome 12, BGAUD_0.2, whole genome shotgun sequence includes the following:
- the tspan18a gene encoding tetraspanin-18a isoform X2 — encoded protein: MEGDCLSCIKYLMFIFNFFIFLGGAFLLGVGIWVLVDPTGFREIVAANPLLFTGVYVILAIGGMLFLLGFLGCCGAIRENKCLLLFFFLLILIIFLAELAAAILAFIFREHLTKDYFTKELKTYYYGSNNTDVFTTSWNTIMTTFECCGVKGAEDFDQQSLFRRLNPARAVPEVCCQRNDLGINKEDCMSGVSIHNKGCYSAVMDYFETYIYMAGALAIVVLTIELFAMAFAMCLFRGIQ
- the tspan18a gene encoding tetraspanin-18a isoform X1, with product MGQGEASARGTAMEGDCLSCIKYLMFIFNFFIFLGGAFLLGVGIWVLVDPTGFREIVAANPLLFTGVYVILAIGGMLFLLGFLGCCGAIRENKCLLLFFFLLILIIFLAELAAAILAFIFREHLTKDYFTKELKTYYYGSNNTDVFTTSWNTIMTTFECCGVKGAEDFDQQSLFRRLNPARAVPEVCCQRNDLGINKEDCMSGVSIHNKGCYSAVMDYFETYIYMAGALAIVVLTIELFAMAFAMCLFRGIQ
- the ext2 gene encoding exostosin-2, which encodes MGTAAKYGSRGPALIPRMKTKHRVYYVTLFSLVLLGLLATGVFQFWPHSIESSAEWTVDRRSVHDAPLVRLPASGPIPERGDLSCRMHTCFDVYRCGYNPKNRIKVYIYPLQRFVDDVGVAISSTGLSREYNDLLSAISDSDFYTDDVTRACLFVPSIDVLNQNSLRIRETAQALALLPRWDKGMNHLLFNMLPGGPPDYNTALDVPRDRALLAGGGFSTWTYRQGYDISIPVYSPLSDEVDLPERQPGPRRYFILSSQTAIHREYRIELERLKEENGEALLLLDKCSNLSQGMASARKRCYKGQVYDYPQILQESSFCVVLRGARLGQATLSDVLHAGCVPVIMADSYVLPFSEVLDWKRASVVIPEEKLPEMYQILKSVPHRQVEEMQRQARWFWEAYFRSMKAIGLTTLQIINDRIYPYAARTYEQWNNPPVVKWSSVNSPLFLPLIPPRSPGFTAVVLTYDRVESLFRVITEISKVPSLAKLLVVWNNQNKSPPEESLWPKITVPLKVVRTKENKLSNRFFPFDEIETEAVLAIDDDIIMLTSDELQFGYEVWREFPDRLVGYPGRLHLWDHEMGKWKYESEWTNEVSMVLTGAAFYHKYFNYLYTYKMPGDIKNWVDAHMNCEDIAMNFLVANITGKAPIKVTPRKKFKCPECTAIDGLSLDQTHMVERSECINKFASVFGTMPLKVVEHRADPVLYKDDFPEKLKSFPNIGSL